CTTTGTTTATGTGCATTTGCtgttcaaagaaaagaaagcatctacaatatatttaaacatatattcatatattactAAAAAGCTGTAATTTAAAATCAATGGATTTCTTGAATAGTCATTCGTATTCTTCAGAATACtacttaaatatataatatatagacCAATCATAAATTCTTCATTATTCAAAGAGCTTTTGTGTTAGTGGTTCTATGGGGGAACTTGTCCAGTCTGGCATCTTCAGTTATGGCACAGTGGTCTCTATCCTAACATGTCAAATTTGCATCCAAGGAAGGGGCATAATGAGATACAGGAACTGAGATTATATTTGATCTCTTAcgaatgaaaaataaactttatgtAATCTACTGGCAAAGTGCCTTTTTATACTCTCTTTCATCCCCCTGCTTGCTTTAGGAATCCCTTCATTTCTCctttcacttcctcttccttcaTACAGGCTTGGCACTGCGGATTTGAAAATATGGTCCCACCTAGTCTCTCGAGTGTAGTAGCCAGTTGTCCACTACAGCAGCTacctcttttctgttttgttacatttgtgttttatgtgggGGAAAATGGGAAACAATCTATATGAATTGTTCTAAAAAAGGAGCAATTCAGGACACCAAAAGCAGTATTACTGTACAAATTTGGTGAACACGATTATCTAAATATCTGCCACATGAATTCACCGATTCAGCGATGTGAAATCTCCCGTGGATGACAAGTGATACTACAGGACAACTGACCAGCGGTAGAGACGTACAGCAGCACGAAGCCACCGAATACATCACTGAGATGACATCTCACATGTTGGCGTCTCTCCTGTCTTTGCTTGGTGAGGGCTTTGAAGGATCCTTAACTGCCTTTCCGTTGGCGGAGGCAGCCGCGTCGGTGCCGGCAGCCACCGCGGTGACGGAGCGTTTGGCTTGCTCCTCGCTGCGGGCCTCTGGGCTCGGCTGTGGGGGCGGGACCTGCTCCGCCGGTGGCTGGACGGTCAGTTCCTGCTGCAGTTTGTGGCTCTGCAGGAGGCGAAGCTGGACGCGGAGCTCCAAGATGGCTTCCTGCTCCTCGTGGATGGCCTGGTTCAGGTGGGTGTTTTTGTTCTACAGGGCAACAAAGACCAGACAGAAGTTAAGGATATCATCTCTTAACGATATTCAGAGAGAATATCAGTGTCATCATTTTGTGCACAAAAGAATTCTTAAGTGTGTTTTACTTTCAGACTTCACTACGTAAGAACTCGACACACTCAGGTTATAACGGATGACCACAAAGATGACACTAAACGGCCAGTGTGTTCTGAACGCTTTTCTCACCTCCAGTTCCTCGTTTTGCTTCTGCAGGTCTTCCAGAATCATCTGTAGCTCTTCCTCATCCTCGCTCTCGCTTTCACTGTCAGACGAATATTCCTCTGTCTCACTGCGACCCTGCTGCCGACTGGGAAACACAATGCGGGGTTATAGTGGGGACCTACTGTACATGTAACTACTGTTGCGCGTTATATTACAGcataattatgttttcttttacctctGTATGTCTGCGATCTCTGCCCGCAGCCTCTCGATTTCTTCCTTCTCGGTTGCAATCTGTCTACGTAGCACCTGCTCAAGAGAGATCAGCTCCTCCTGCTCTGTCAGGATCTCATTTTCCTGATTATGGAGAAAAAGTGGGGGAACAGAAAGTCCATCTTAGTATTGTATATATGGAACTAGACAATATGAGGTTTCTTTGAGGTCATCTAAGCATACGTGTTATTTTGTGGAAATGACTCACCTGTGCTAAAAGGAGGTTGATGACCTCTTCCTCGTTCTCAGTCATTTCCTCTTTTGAAACATCTTCCTTTGACAGGCTCGCTATCTCCTGGGCTATCTTACTTTCACACTCCTAAAGGCCCCATCAGGGGGAGGATACAGAAATAGAGCACAACGGTCAATTCTGGTTTTCCCCAAATACAATATAATGCTATAGATAGAAGCCTGTTACCTTattttagcacaaagactggaaacggtGAAATgacacctctaaagctcaccaattaACACATTAGATCTACTTTGTTGAAGTCATATGAAAAACAGCTttgaaagtggtatcaatcttctcatctaactctctgcgAGAAAGTGAATACGCATACTTCCTAAAATGGTGATCTTTTGCTTTATAGGATCCATGAAACGGAAATGAGAGCATCTTTAGTTTCTGTACTATGACATATTTCCCGGTGAAACGGAATATTTGAGTGGTGTACGTgtacaagagggatttaaaaCAAATCCTTTGCATTTGATTGGACCATTAAAAAGTGGGCGGGGGCTTAGAGTTAAGCGAGATACAGAGCTACAAaggactgttggctccacacacacctcctgacctgttgttagatcaggaggaggaagagggagagatgaatgaattagacctcagccacattgttttggaaatgaaacacgtttttgcccactgatatccaaacaGACATCTCTTCCCATCTCTCTTCATATTGCTCTGTTAGCTATGTCCGGAGTGGTTGGCTACTCgcccaaagtcacatttaattggatgaacttttgtaaacgtccctgagtgcaggatgagtcatcacatatttgaaactgttttacaaGAAGTGAAAGACAGGGATTATAAAATACTCTGATGCTGGTTTTTGATCTTTATTTAACATATAACAAGagaaaaatgaacaattaacacagggtgtgtccctgtgttaattgttcattataaaacttggaaaatgtatttttcatttcatggggcctttaaaataaataaaaaacattgacatacagtatagtatagtagtagtagtagtatcagtatcCAAACACAACTTACCTGACGTTTGGCCTCCCTCAGTTTGCGTTTTAGAGCAGTAAGAATTCTCTGAACCTCCCAGAGTCGTTCTTCTTTGGACAAGTCCTTCACTCCGGCCTGGAGGTCCCTGTGCAGGCAGTTCAGCAGGAACTcctaagaaaacacacacagttcacatTTATAACAGCACCTTCATACAACAGGTCATATTCAAACATCTGATTTCCCACACATCACTTCTTATGACAAGGCAGAGTGACTTGAAAACACTTTGTTAGAGTGACATTTAAGAGCCTTGTAAGGGAttgtttcccctataatagtgTAAACAAGGTTGCTAAATTAATGTTGATGTCAACACCAGGTTAAATGCTAGAGCCAGTCcgtcactttggtccagactgaactGACTCATCTACTACTGGATaaatggattgtcatgaaattttgtgcagacattcatggttcccagaagAATTCATCCTTTTCCTCTaacatgagcatgttagcaagcAGACATTTGCATTTAGCTCCAATCACTGCTCtgccaaagtacagcctcacagagctgctagtatAGCTGTAGACTCGTGTTTGTATCGCAGTGAGACTGGCATAGTAACTAACTTTAAGGAACTTCTGGAACAAATGGTGACAAAACTCCTGGCACACTGAGAAACAGAGGCAAAGATAAAGATGTGCACGGCTGACAAGAAAATGTACTATAAACAGAAGAAGCCTACTTAGCTAAATTCCTGATGAATCACTCATGAGTTTACAATGTAACACTTTAATCCCTGCTTAAAGTGATAATGTATGATCTGTTTACTTGAAACAGCAACATAACCGATGAAGTATTGAAGACTCAAATTTCTCATATTTCTCTGaagatttacagtaaatatatatgtatatacacattaCATCACAGACATCATAAAGCAAGTTGCAAAAAGCAGCAAGTCGGGGTCCAGTGTCTTGTTTAAGGTCTTTCTGGTAAGAAATGAACaagggctgcaattaacaattattcTGATTATCCATTAGTCTGTAAAATATAATTGATACTAATTGATTTACCATTTTGGTCAAtaagttcccagagcccaaagtgacgtcttcaaattgtttgtttggaaCAGTTCAAAATACAACAGTGAAAAGCGGGAATCTTCACAAGACGAAACCAGCAAATATGTCATTTGTGCTCAATGAATGActtaaaagattaatcaattatgaaagtttgactttttattttctgccaaTCCAGTCATTTACTAATCATTTCAGAAGTAAAATGGACATATTGTCTGGAGCAAGACCGAACCCACCTGTCGTCTGATCTCCTCTTTGATGCTCTCCTGGGTCTCGGGCAGCGCTGGCATTGTTGCCATGTTGGACCAGCGGAGTGGCCGCACCACCGGCTTCAGGACTATGTCTCCAAACAGCTCCCTCACATGTGTGAAGAACATGTAAAGAACACGGTTCccaatcttaaaaaaaaaaaaaaaacaaggtaaaCATCAGCTGAGAAAAATGAACACAGATATAGAACAGTGAATTGACTACATCTAGTCTAACAGTGCATGCAAAGTAATCTTAAAGATAAACTGTCATAAAGATGAATTGTCTGTATTTCGCTGCATCAATTTGCAAACAACACTAATTCTTGCATATTTACTTGCCTGACTAAACTGACCCTGACTCTCTTGTTAATTGAAAGAAGTGTTTCTTTAACAGtgttgtggctgctgctgctgctgctgctgttggttcaGAAAAAGTGCAGCAGCCACAGAGATGTCCCCTATGGGAATAAATTAGCTTCACTAAACTAGGCCAGGGTTTTAGAAATGAACTGACTGTTTGATCCAATAAAAACTTGGTTTGTTGCTATGGGGAGGTTTCTTATCTTTGGAGGTGCACTGGAGCTTAAGCCCCATATTTCTATTTGATGATGCTGTTAAATTGCTGCTCTCTGTAACATTTTTACCTCTTTAGATCATTGTCTTTCCTATTTCCTTCCTTTGTTATATCTTCCCATTAATCTCCAATTAGTCAGCTTGATCTATCATTCCTCTCTGACCTGTATGGTTGGGTTGAGGACGATGGAGATATTCTGAATATTCATCTTGGTGTCCGCCTCCCTGGTGATGACGTGGTCCATGTGTGTGACGAGccaagagagaagaagatgGCTCTCAGACGGCACCTCGGTCAAAAGCCTCTGGAACTCTGTCACCTTTTCAGCCTCCACCTGCCGACCGCAAGCGTCCTCGAAGCGCTGCGCCAAATCCCGACCTAAAAGGTTCTCTGGCAGCTCACGCAAGTACTGCTTCAGTAGGCTGGCAACAGTGTGGGGGTCATACTCTTCAAGGCAGGGGCACTCCTCACGGTCGTATGCTGCTTTCAGTTCATCCACCTTGGACTTCATACCTGAGAGTGTGAGAAGTTGTGTGAGATTCAATCAGACTCACAAATAATAAGACTGACATGCTAGTTGTTTCCCCTTTTATGCATTTTGCCTTTTGTCACAAGATGTCAAATCAACAGCATCGCAAGGTGTAAATACCTGAGACTCGGTAGATGCCCTCACACTTCATGCCATAGTTTTCAATGTAGTCCACACACTCTCTGAAGATGGCTGGCAGCTGGATGCAGTCATACAGAGCTGTCCTCTTGATAGCTTCAGCCAGGGGAGCTCCAAAGATAGGCCTGAAGGTAGGGGTCTCCACTGGGACCGGCTCTGCTTCTGTTgttggcttcttcttcttcttcttctccttccacTGTTTAACCACGTCTGCAGCCGTCAGGTCTTTTGATTTCTTATCCTTGGCCTTGTCTTCCTTGGGGCCCTTCTCCTTCACCTTAAagtccttctccttcttcttggAGAAGCTTGGTTTCTTGAACACATGGATTCCCTTGGAGCGCTTCATCTTGGACGGGCTCTCTGCTTCGTCTGCTGAACTGTCTTCCTGGAAGGCAGCGTAGCCTTCCGctgatgacaataaaaaaaaaaatttaaaaaaagtagcAAGAAGCAGAAATAGGGTTAGATCTGAGGGGAGAAACACCCGTTTTCTTATCCTCCTCCTACGACATAACTGTGATAGCAGTGAAATAGAAACAGGCAGAGagatgtgtgtgagagagagaagatagcagaggagggggagaaagggGACTTGGAAAAGAGGTCAGCCACAGATTTAGCATAGCTCCCACTGCACCTTACGCCTCTCTTCTCTAGAACAAGCcaagtttaaatatttttcctcaGAGCAAACAGCTACAAGATAGTGTCAAAGACAGTCAGTGGCCCCCTCACAGTTTTTGTCTCCTCTAATCATCTCTTTGGGTTTTCCCCAGAAAGGGCCCCGTGCATCACATCGCTGCCGGACACACACCTTCACTGGGCTCTCTGGGTGTGCCCTGATACTgcccatctcttcctctctcccaccATACCCTGCAGTAGGAGCTAAATACAGACATGGAAAAATCCTGACACAAAATGGACAATGGGCCTGACAACCACTCAGTGAAAAACATTCTCAGTAAAGGAACGTTTCTGACCGCTACGGGCAGCAACAGCCCACAGGATGGGAAGGTGGGAAGCTCTTTCAATACTAACCCTCCTTCACACATAGTTCCcggtaaattactgggataaccttCCAGGCACCGCTAGTGATTTActctattcacacatgcagctacattcgGGAACATTTCCGTCTTGCGCCGCTTCACACATGCCGTGGCAATGCTGGAATAGATGAGGCAAGGCACCgtccagcagatggcggtcATGCGACACTTACGGATGCCGACTGCTCTGCACGGACTGAGAGGAGCTCCCTTGTTTCTGAATCTGTCAAGTTTCCAGCCattcttgataaaaaaaaaaagaagcttgtttgcaaacaaaacaacttcTATTGCTTGTTACTTATCAAATCACCCACGAAAGCATTGGCAAAGCAACCGTAAACAAGTCACGGATTCAAATACGTCATCAGCGGAATCTTGTGATTGGTTCACTCGCTCCATGTGAAAGCATCTTTTGTCAGACGGACGAAACCCTTTACATGCTTGTCTCTGCACTATTACTGCTTTCATACAACACAGCCATACCAGCATtgtccctgaaatgttactaggtctAAGAGGTGGGAAATTGGCGGTACAGATGTCTGTGAATATCGgtccctgctcccattcacacatgaccccatgcaggaaatgttcctatacatttcagggatagactgcatgtgtgaaaggggctctAGACAGCTGCTACTATTATGAGGTCATCAGCAACTTTAATGTCATGCCTAAATGTCTCTATAACTTCAGCTTAGTGGTCTGAAGTAGATGCCCTAGAAGCTCCCTGCTGTTTCTGCCTTCAGTGAATAAAGGCTGAATAAGTAACTTTACCTGACTAGGATGAACTCCCTGATGTTTTATACAACATGCAGGCAGAAGAACCAGATGTTTGTAGAGTAAGTTGTcgtaataattttttttttcaccatttgatTTTCATCTTGAATGCCTGAGCTTAGAGAACCAACcattatattgtatttgttttatgtgccTAACACTTGAGGATAACATGGAAACTTTCACGTAGGCTTTAATGTGTTGGATACTAAGATAACACACAGGGTTTTGCTTGTGTGGGTTTTGTTCAAGCCTGTTACTACTCATACTGAACAAATATATTCTGTGTTACGCAGTTATTCCACAATGCTATCTCATAATTATATCTTACATCATAATTAAGGTATTAAGATGTTATAAATTCTGCAGAAACAAGCATTTAGTGGTGAGcgatttgacaaaaaaatatccCACATTAGGATTCATCCAGTAAACAGTTTGTCCAATGTCTTTAACTTATATTTGTAGAGATACAAATATACAGAGAGGAGATACTGCATTATGATGTTTTCCTGTTACTCATCatctttttctccatttctaGAGACACTTGAACATAAACCTCTTAATGCTGTCTGTGGAAGAATGCCAAGCTTGAAACGTGTTGCAATCAAGACTAGTTTCGAGTCCAAGCCTTCTTGTGTTCTTTGTGACTAAGTGTCTGTATTTGCGCACATTGAGCAGATGAAATTCCCtcacttcctccctccttcaATTTCTTAACACTGACTCATCTGGGGTGGATATCCATGGAGAGCGGATAATCATACAATCAAAAGCTGCTATTCTCCAGAAAACATGACAGGATTATTTCTTActccttttctccttcttcttgaACTTGTTCTTCTTTTTGCTGTGTTCTTTGTCATCGTCTGACACATAAGCGTCAGGTGCCTCGTGGTGATGACCATCGTGCGGCGGCGACGGCTCGCCGGTGCGGTACAACCCGGGGAACTTGGTGGGACTGATCTCCTCGGAGCTGGGGGTGCGGGCCACGCCCCCTGGGTGCTCAGCCCTGCGCTGCTCAGCAGGGCTGCTGCTAGGGGGCAGGAAGCACTCAGTCATGGCTGCTCTGCCCTTATCACTCCTCTGGCTGCGGGCACATCACCTCTCCATCACACCTGCAGTAGATAGAAATGTAAGATACTGACTCAACATCGGTGATGTTGGACAATCTCCAGGATGTGTGGCCCAGTTTATAAACAATTTCTTTCATTATTCCTTTTGCCTTGATCAGGATGGGTCAGAATTTATTTCTATGCGTTAGCTGCCCTTAAATATGTGACAGACAGTGGCCACATTTGTGTGTTATTCAAGgactttaatttgttttttgtgcattttgttgGTAGTAATTACCAATTATTATCAGCACATATAGTTATAGTAAATCTGAACAAATGTACTGAACTTGGGAAGACTACTACTTTGTACCATATAGGAGGAATGAATTAcaaaaggatttttaaaccATTAGTGTCTTATCCCATTTGGTGATTTTATGCTATCAAATCTGGAGCATCAAATCTGGAGCACTTTAAAGAGGTTTGTGATCGTTCTTGATGCAGTTTGTATATATGCTTCAATTGTATAGTGACTGAACTATGTGTGTGGTACTGGACATCGTCTTTCTGCGGGTTTCCCCTGCTGTACTCATGTTTGGATTGTCATTGTCTACCATTACGTGCATCACCAAACCAATCTAAATGGTAAGTCATAATTTTAACTttagaaaagaaacacaaaattcaGAAATCATCTGAATCTCACAATGaagaacacaacaacacagctgtaacacaataaaagcaaatgttGGTTAAAAGCTTAAGATAATGATTCAGTTAGgtttaagaacatttttatCAGTATTATTTCCAGGCAAGCTGTGCTGCTTATTGCACAGTTATATTTGCATTTAACTGACactaaaatcttaatctgagaATCAAACTAAACCATTTTGTACACAATTACAGTACAACGACATAAGCTGCAGCCCttcttgttttcctgtttttctttgtatgaTGACTGAACAACTGCAACAGAAATGTTTACCCACCAGATGGGGCTCTGCTATATGAACAGTCACACCTTCCTTCTTCAAACCTGACATCCACAgtcagcaaaacaaaactacagTTTACAACACAAACAGTATTGACAGTATTTtaattacaaacacacagcctTGATGACTAACAGAGCAAACTCATATAATCGTCCATCTTGGAGCTGGGTGTTCAACAACAGGGACAAATGAAACCACAGTATGGctgcatttaattatttttgtttaattaaacgGAAACATCAGGTAATACCAGTTTTAGGAAGTACATTAATGTGCGTAATCACTCACTCCACTATAATATGTTTCCCAACCTGACAGCAAGTTAAAAATCACATATCACACATTATTGAAGGAAACCGCTTAGGTGGACAATATGTTACATTCTCAGCTTCTCCGAGAAAATACGCTGATGTGCCATAAAGATAGATGTGATGTAAAACAACAGCTACAGATTCACCAACACCCTTAATTGAGCCCTGAACACAAATACCACCAACAAATGCTGCCTATCTCTGACATTTTTAATCTTCCTTCGGTGTGGGCAGATTATCCTCACTGTTTCCTTGCCCTGTCCTGTTTCTTAATTCAACACAACCAGTCACACATCATCGACTGGCCGTTAAAGCACTCAGATCGGTTTCTGTTCACACGCGCATaagcatattttcattttaaaaaacgACCAAAAGAGCAAACTCTCCCCTGAATGGAGGGGCCCATATGCTAACGTTAGTTCAGCTAGCTGCCAACCTGTTAAGCTAGCTGATTAGCAAGCCTGTCCGTTACGAATAAAGCCTCTGTTTCGTTCAGACAAAACCAACGTGAGATTTATAGTTAGCTACAGATGCTAAACTCTATTTTGTAACAGCCGTACTGTCGTTCAACAAGTTAAACACAAAAGACATGTAACTTTACCAAGTACTATCCCGTTCGGTCAATTTCAGAGTGCAGCTTCCGACTGCCTGGTCTGTATACTAAATAAACCGATCTGCGCGTGCGCGGTGTCATAAGTGTATGATGGGAATTTGAGTTCGACAGAGAAAGCTTCAGCTATTTTGTGTTCTCACCACAAATGTATAGTCTTTGTAGGTTTCTCTTGGCCGAGAATAATCTGGAATCATTGAAGACTGTTTAGGCTTCTTCTTAACCCCATGTTTGCTGTTATACAAGCCTGCGTGTAAGAAAAACTGTCAAACAATGGTTTGAAGAGCACCTATAATCTAAATTTGGGGAAACCACTTGCTATTCTGAATCATGTGTACTTTCCAAAAATACTGCGGTAGGATCCTGAAGACTGGTGGTCATCCTGACATATGAAACACATTAGTCCTCTGATCTTTGTTGGCACGGTCTGCTCCATCCCACAGCTGCAGTGGCGAAATGAGGTCGTGATTCAATatcataaaaaagacaaacaaggtCTCATTGTGCTTCTGGTACATTAGTCTGTGCAAACTGCTGTTGCATGCCAATTGGGAACAGAATCAGTGATAGGGCACCCTGCTGCCTTTTGAAAATGCACTGGCATCACAAAGAGCATTTGTGTGTAGCGGTTGAGAGATTGGCATCAGAAAACGCTCCCTTTCCCCCCGGCTTGCATGAGACGGTCAGTGAGCACTGGAACACCTGTGGACCAGAATGGTATAATAACAACTTTGTTTCCCCAGGAAATGATGCGTTTCCTGACTCGGGCTAAGATTAGAGCAGTAGACAGGCAACTGGGTAGGCAAACATTTACTATTCCACTCATGCTTTGCTCTTTTTACATATCTTTGCAAATATAGTAATgaaaagatcatttaaaaatcagacaaaacagtCCATGTCACCAAACGTTTATTTGGCATGAGACTGGGATTTAGCAGACCATAattgtaaaaatacattattcataTACACCTCTAGTAAAAAACACTATTGAAAACATATCTAAAAATATACAGTGAAACATAacagcagaataaaaacaatttgcAAGGGTAGGAAGGGGTTGGAGGGGGGTATTTTACAAGGTAACTGAGGAATGCTAACACATCACAGTCATAGTTTCCTCTGCCCTCAGTCCTCTGGTATGGCCCAGACATTTGGTACCAATATGTGCCCGCACTTCAGAAGAGACAGTTCATGCACTTCACGGCTTTGCTGCCGTAGTCCACGCACTCAGGTCCGATGCACTGGCAGCAGGCATTGTGAAACCAGCGGTACTTGGATCCTCCCATTGACTCACAGTATAGTTTACACTGACGAATAGACACGCAGTCGTCAAAGTAGACCACTGTGCACATgttttctgaaataaaaaataaaaaaaaggatagGCAAAGAAGATGTGAGTCACAAATCCAGTAAACGTGGTTTATAATTACCATTAACCCTCACTGTTCCTACTTTTACTTCAGGGGTGAAATGAATTTGCTGCAGCTAAGTACGACCATATGTTTTGGTGAGCTTAATGAGTTAactgctcagctctgtgggAACGCTTCTATTATGAGTGTGTCTTTATAGCAAATAGCACTGGCTTAGAGGTGGAGAGCCAAAACAGCcgcagatgaaaataaaaaaaataaaaaaaagttgaagcAGAGCAACACTTTCAACCTCGTTACAATTCCCTAAACTAGAGGTCTTTTGGCAGTcctttccctctgaaatgatgaaaatttgACCCAACCCAAACTGGTCTCGATTCAAGACTTTGTACTCTACTTAAACTCTGGGTTCGGGCCTGATTTTATTACCACGGGTCTTAGCGAGTGTGCATAAATGCAAACGAAAAATCTGACTAGACCTGACAGGACCAGAAAACTATGCAATAACAAGGCATGTGAGTAAAACAAGCTTTTTGTCATGTAGTGTAACTCATTCAGGAACATTACTAGTGATGTGGATTTGATACAAACACTCTATTAATGCTTTCAACTAACAATCATCACGTAGATCTTTTTCCTGTAACACATTTTGACACAGTGAGAAAACTACAGGTGTAGATAATAAATTTAACGATGGCTGaatttcatttagctgcttcGGTTTCAGGTCCTGGTCTTGGGcctgctggctcactgtcacactgtcatgtcTTACCGGGACACTTGACTATAACGGAgtcatcgttaatgttattagtaacacctgtgcgTTTCTGActatgaaaagtcaaaatgtctgctgtgaaaaaaaggCCTGTTTTTGATCAATCTATTGATTATTACTCAGATTATTTGTTGTATAAAAAGACGTTATTTTGTCCAAACTCCAAACATATGCAATTTATaatgatttaaaacacagaaaagcagcaaatcctcacatttgagaagctggagcaaGAGAGGAGCAATTTTACTAcaattaaatcttttttttttttaattgtccatcattttttttttgtcaattgacTAATATATTTATCAACTTAGCACTAGTACCACGCAAGAAACTACTCCGCATTACCTGCATCAGGGCTTTGGTCAATTTGGGTCTGTGTTTGGTTTAAAACAGACAGCTCATAGTAAGAGATGGTCATGGGTGGTGGTGCAAAAGAAGTATTGAGatc
This sequence is a window from Thunnus albacares chromosome 12, fThuAlb1.1, whole genome shotgun sequence. Protein-coding genes within it:
- the ralbp1 gene encoding ralA-binding protein 1; the protein is MTECFLPPSSSPAEQRRAEHPGGVARTPSSEEISPTKFPGLYRTGEPSPPHDGHHHEAPDAYVSDDDKEHSKKKNKFKKKEKRTEGYAAFQEDSSADEAESPSKMKRSKGIHVFKKPSFSKKKEKDFKVKEKGPKEDKAKDKKSKDLTAADVVKQWKEKKKKKKPTTEAEPVPVETPTFRPIFGAPLAEAIKRTALYDCIQLPAIFRECVDYIENYGMKCEGIYRVSGMKSKVDELKAAYDREECPCLEEYDPHTVASLLKQYLRELPENLLGRDLAQRFEDACGRQVEAEKVTEFQRLLTEVPSESHLLLSWLVTHMDHVITREADTKMNIQNISIVLNPTIQIGNRVLYMFFTHVRELFGDIVLKPVVRPLRWSNMATMPALPETQESIKEEIRRQEFLLNCLHRDLQAGVKDLSKEERLWEVQRILTALKRKLREAKRQECESKIAQEIASLSKEDVSKEEMTENEEEVINLLLAQENEILTEQEELISLEQVLRRQIATEKEEIERLRAEIADIQSRQQGRSETEEYSSDSESESEDEEELQMILEDLQKQNEELENKNTHLNQAIHEEQEAILELRVQLRLLQSHKLQQELTVQPPAEQVPPPQPSPEARSEEQAKRSVTAVAAGTDAAASANGKAVKDPSKPSPSKDRRDANM